In Panacibacter ginsenosidivorans, the following proteins share a genomic window:
- a CDS encoding DUF2461 domain-containing protein, whose translation MLQPATIKFLKDLKKNNTKEWFDKNRKLYEAAKADFAEIVQSAIDKFGKKDETIATLIAKDCMFRINRDVRFSKDKSPYKTNMGASINKAGKKAWNTAGYYFHLEPGGSFVGGGLYMPEPGILKKVRQEIDYNFNDFKKIIGNKKFAFTYKDLDHSSEMKLSRPPKDYEAENPAIEYIKLKSFIAMAPITDTELTDKNLVKKIADAFEALQPLINFLNHAIEE comes from the coding sequence ATGCTACAACCAGCCACAATCAAATTCCTGAAAGATTTAAAGAAGAACAATACCAAAGAATGGTTTGATAAAAACCGGAAACTATATGAAGCAGCCAAAGCTGATTTTGCTGAGATTGTACAGTCCGCTATTGATAAATTTGGTAAAAAGGATGAAACTATCGCCACATTAATAGCAAAGGATTGTATGTTTCGCATCAACAGAGATGTGCGCTTTAGTAAAGACAAGTCTCCCTATAAAACCAATATGGGCGCCAGCATAAATAAAGCTGGTAAAAAAGCCTGGAATACGGCAGGTTATTATTTTCATCTTGAGCCAGGTGGCAGTTTTGTGGGTGGAGGGTTATATATGCCTGAACCTGGAATACTAAAAAAAGTAAGACAGGAGATCGATTATAATTTCAACGACTTCAAAAAAATAATCGGCAATAAAAAATTTGCCTTCACTTACAAAGACCTTGATCACAGTAGTGAAATGAAATTAAGCCGTCCTCCAAAAGATTATGAAGCAGAGAACCCTGCCATTGAATACATAAAACTGAAAAGTTTTATTGCAATGGCACCAATAACAGATACAGAACTAACAGATAAAAACCTGGTGAAGAAAATAGCAGATGCATTTGAGGCGCTGCAACCATTAATAAATTTTTTAAACCATGCTATCGAAGAATGA
- a CDS encoding MmcQ/YjbR family DNA-binding protein: MDIETLREYCLAKKAATEGFPFGEDTLVFKVMNKIFLLVSLSSSPLQFNAKCDPDKAIELREQYYAVQPGYHMNKKHWNTIIMDGSLSNTLLKEMINNSYNLIVQSLPKKR, encoded by the coding sequence ATGGATATCGAAACACTACGCGAATATTGTCTTGCAAAAAAAGCTGCAACAGAAGGTTTTCCTTTTGGAGAAGACACACTTGTATTTAAAGTAATGAACAAAATTTTCTTACTTGTATCCCTATCATCAAGCCCGTTGCAATTCAATGCCAAGTGTGATCCTGACAAAGCCATTGAATTGCGTGAACAATATTATGCTGTGCAACCGGGATATCATATGAATAAGAAACACTGGAATACCATCATTATGGATGGAAGTTTGTCAAATACATTACTTAAAGAAATGATCAATAATTCTTACAATCTTATTGTACAATCATTACCAAAAAAAAGATAA
- a CDS encoding aspartate-semialdehyde dehydrogenase: MKVAVVGATGLVGTKMLQVLAERNFPVTELVPVASERSVGKEVTFKGKQYKVVSMADGIAAKPAVAIFSAGGSTSLEWAPKFAEAGITVIDNSSAWRMDPTKKLVVPEINADALTAEDKIIANPNCSTIQMVVALNPLHKKYKIKRIVVSTYQSVTGTGKKAVDQLMNERKGVEGEMAYKYPIDLNVIPQIDVFLDNGYTKEEMKMVKETCKIMRDDSIRVTATTVRIPVMGGHSESVNIEFENEFDLDEVKSLLSNAPGVVLQDDPAAQLYPMPMWAHDKDDVFVGRLRRDETQPKTLNLWVVSDNLRKGAATNAIQIAEYLASKNMLS; encoded by the coding sequence ATGAAAGTAGCAGTTGTAGGCGCAACAGGTCTTGTAGGCACAAAAATGCTGCAGGTATTGGCCGAAAGAAATTTTCCCGTAACAGAGTTGGTGCCGGTGGCATCTGAAAGATCAGTTGGTAAGGAAGTAACATTTAAAGGCAAGCAATACAAGGTTGTAAGCATGGCAGACGGAATAGCCGCAAAACCAGCCGTAGCAATATTTTCAGCGGGTGGCAGCACTTCATTGGAATGGGCGCCAAAGTTTGCAGAAGCAGGCATTACTGTTATAGATAACAGCAGCGCATGGCGCATGGATCCGACAAAAAAATTAGTAGTTCCTGAAATAAATGCAGATGCATTAACGGCAGAAGATAAGATCATTGCAAACCCTAACTGCTCTACTATTCAAATGGTAGTTGCGTTGAATCCATTGCATAAAAAATATAAGATCAAAAGAATTGTGGTAAGCACTTATCAAAGTGTTACTGGTACCGGTAAAAAAGCCGTTGATCAATTGATGAATGAACGCAAAGGCGTGGAGGGAGAAATGGCTTATAAATATCCGATCGATCTGAATGTAATTCCGCAGATTGATGTGTTTCTTGACAATGGTTATACAAAAGAAGAAATGAAAATGGTTAAAGAGACATGCAAGATAATGCGTGATGATTCAATTCGTGTTACTGCTACAACGGTGCGTATTCCTGTAATGGGCGGTCACAGTGAAAGCGTGAACATTGAATTTGAAAATGAATTTGATCTTGATGAAGTAAAGAGTTTGTTGAGTAATGCACCTGGCGTTGTGCTTCAGGATGATCCTGCAGCGCAGTTATACCCCATGCCAATGTGGGCACATGATAAAGATGACGTGTTTGTTGGTCGCCTCCGCCGCGATGAAACGCAGCCAAAAACATTAAACCTCTGGGTGGTGAGTGATAACCTGCGTAAAGGCGCTGCTACCAATGCTATACAAATCGCAGAATATTTGGCGTCTAAAAATATGTTGTCATAG
- a CDS encoding fasciclin domain-containing protein: protein MKLVKIFALFLGAAVLVNTANAQEKMTSEKTVNVGGAPMYPSKNIIENAVNSKDHTTLVAAVKAAGLVETLQSKGPFTVFAPTNEAFDKLPKGTVDNLVKPENKAILTKILTYHVIAGNYDAKAIADLIKAGNGKAMLKTVSGGTLTFSMKGSKLMLTDEKGNMAAVTIKNVYQSNGVIHVIDTVLMPS, encoded by the coding sequence ATGAAACTTGTAAAAATCTTCGCACTGTTTTTAGGTGCAGCAGTATTAGTAAACACTGCAAACGCGCAGGAAAAAATGACTAGTGAGAAAACTGTAAATGTAGGCGGCGCTCCAATGTATCCATCAAAAAATATTATTGAGAACGCAGTAAATTCTAAAGATCACACAACATTGGTTGCTGCAGTAAAAGCTGCCGGTCTTGTAGAGACTTTACAAAGTAAAGGGCCTTTCACTGTGTTTGCACCAACCAATGAAGCTTTCGACAAATTACCAAAGGGAACCGTTGACAACCTTGTAAAACCAGAGAATAAAGCCATACTTACAAAGATCCTTACTTACCATGTTATTGCAGGCAATTATGATGCAAAAGCAATTGCTGATCTTATTAAAGCAGGTAACGGTAAAGCAATGCTTAAAACTGTAAGTGGCGGTACGCTTACGTTCTCGATGAAAGGCTCTAAACTTATGCTTACTGATGAAAAAGGTAATATGGCTGCAGTAACTATTAAGAATGTTTATCAGAGCAATGGTGTTATTCATGTAATAGATACTGTGCTGATGCCGTCATAA
- a CDS encoding DUF1800 domain-containing protein codes for MSLQQFERNKHLLWRAGFGPAAEQISLLNSTNEEKVYQQLERSSENADILKVAGAGNIADLMDGKENGDMSMQQKLSDAERREIRRKSTENIKKLNLLWIDTMVNSEAQLVEKMSLFWHGHFACRLSNYYYQQALINVIRKNALGNFGDLLKSVSTSAAMLQFLNNQQNKKQHPNENFAREVMELFTMGRGHYTESDVKEAARAFTGWGSNLRGEFVFRKIFHDDESKTILGRTGNFSGDDVLNILLEEKQTAFFITNKLYKYFVNNNVDEERVSALANDFYESNYDIKALMRNIFTSDWFYDEKNIGAVIKSPVALLVGLRRALPMDMQLAEMQLLIQRSLGQVLFYPPNVAGWPGGENWIDSSTLMTRLRIPQMMQYDNVNISAKTDDDIQMGMQNEKITRLKKVKDDTTGFADIHWEKFTKQFKKISDKELYNTVHKVILQTANNKIDIGYAGVGSGKQSRDEYIQSIALALMCTPEYQMC; via the coding sequence ATGTCTTTACAGCAGTTTGAAAGAAATAAGCATTTGTTATGGCGTGCCGGGTTTGGCCCTGCTGCGGAACAAATTAGTTTGCTTAATTCAACCAATGAAGAAAAGGTATACCAACAATTAGAAAGATCTTCCGAAAATGCTGATATCTTAAAAGTTGCCGGTGCGGGTAATATAGCAGATTTGATGGATGGTAAAGAAAACGGCGACATGAGCATGCAACAAAAATTATCTGATGCAGAGCGCAGGGAGATAAGACGAAAGAGTACAGAGAATATAAAAAAGCTGAATCTTTTGTGGATAGACACAATGGTAAATAGCGAGGCACAGTTAGTTGAAAAAATGTCGTTGTTCTGGCACGGTCATTTTGCATGCAGGCTTTCAAATTATTATTACCAGCAGGCATTGATAAATGTAATACGCAAAAATGCGCTGGGTAATTTTGGGGATCTTTTAAAATCTGTGAGTACCAGCGCAGCTATGCTGCAGTTCCTGAATAATCAGCAAAATAAAAAGCAACATCCCAATGAAAATTTTGCACGTGAAGTAATGGAGTTGTTTACCATGGGTCGTGGCCATTATACGGAATCAGATGTAAAAGAAGCAGCAAGAGCCTTTACGGGATGGGGTTCCAACCTGAGGGGCGAATTTGTTTTCAGGAAAATTTTTCATGATGATGAGAGCAAAACTATTCTTGGTAGAACCGGTAATTTTTCCGGTGATGATGTGTTGAACATTTTATTGGAGGAAAAACAAACAGCTTTTTTCATCACTAATAAATTGTATAAATATTTTGTAAATAATAATGTAGATGAAGAAAGAGTATCCGCGCTTGCCAATGACTTCTATGAAAGTAATTATGATATAAAAGCATTGATGAGAAATATTTTCACATCAGATTGGTTTTACGATGAAAAGAATATTGGCGCTGTTATAAAATCTCCTGTAGCATTGCTGGTGGGTTTGCGCAGAGCATTGCCCATGGATATGCAGCTTGCCGAAATGCAATTGCTGATACAAAGAAGTTTAGGACAGGTATTATTTTATCCGCCAAATGTTGCAGGATGGCCTGGTGGTGAGAATTGGATAGACAGTTCAACATTGATGACCCGCTTACGTATTCCGCAAATGATGCAATATGACAATGTAAATATTTCTGCCAAGACAGATGATGACATACAAATGGGTATGCAAAACGAAAAGATAACGCGTTTAAAAAAAGTAAAAGACGATACAACGGGTTTTGCGGATATACACTGGGAAAAATTCACGAAACAATTTAAAAAGATATCCGATAAAGAACTGTACAACACAGTGCATAAGGTGATACTGCAAACAGCAAACAATAAAATTGATATTGGCTATGCAGGTGTTGGTTCAGGTAAACAATCAAGAGACGAATATATACAATCAATTGCCCTGGCATTGATGTGTACACCGGAATACCAGATGTGTTAA
- a CDS encoding DUF1501 domain-containing protein, which yields MYIKRRQFLQTGSLATASFMLPKFLKAFEKNNGFVPQGNKVVVVLQLSGGNDGLNTVIPVRNDIYYSSRPKLGIAKGEALLLNDETGIHPALAGFKSLFDDGSLGILNNVGYPNPDRSHFRSMDIWQSASKSDEYVNTGWIGRYLDAQCSGCAHPTQALEIDDVLSLALKGAEQKAIAVKDPGRLYNASREKDYKKLVDAHDFHDHDAPVNYLYKIMAETLSSADYIFEQSKLRPTKASYPKTELGSNLKTIASLILSDINTKIYYVSLGSFDTHVNQQNTQQRLFREMNDAVTSFVQDMKDNHRFDDVLLFTFSEFGRRVAQNASGGTDHGTANNMFLVSGALNQKGIINELPDLTNLQDGDLQHKIDFKNVYATILNKWLATDDKLILKQQYDYLNFI from the coding sequence ATGTACATCAAACGCAGACAATTCTTACAAACAGGTTCGCTTGCAACAGCCTCCTTTATGCTGCCGAAATTTTTGAAAGCATTTGAAAAGAATAATGGCTTTGTTCCGCAGGGTAACAAAGTGGTGGTGGTATTACAGTTAAGTGGTGGCAATGATGGGTTGAATACAGTGATACCAGTACGTAATGATATCTATTATAGTTCAAGGCCAAAGCTTGGCATTGCCAAAGGAGAAGCATTATTGTTGAATGATGAAACAGGTATTCATCCTGCGTTAGCGGGTTTTAAATCTTTGTTTGATGATGGTAGTCTGGGAATATTAAATAATGTTGGTTATCCTAATCCTGACAGGAGTCATTTTCGCAGTATGGACATCTGGCAAAGTGCATCAAAGAGTGATGAATATGTAAACACTGGTTGGATAGGCAGATATCTCGACGCACAATGCAGTGGCTGTGCACATCCTACGCAGGCTTTGGAAATTGATGATGTATTAAGCCTTGCACTAAAAGGTGCAGAACAGAAAGCGATCGCAGTAAAAGATCCGGGCAGGTTATATAATGCAAGTCGCGAAAAGGATTATAAGAAATTGGTTGATGCGCATGATTTTCATGATCACGATGCACCGGTTAATTATCTCTATAAAATAATGGCTGAAACACTCAGCAGCGCTGATTATATTTTTGAGCAAAGCAAATTGAGACCCACAAAAGCAAGTTATCCAAAAACGGAATTGGGTAGTAACCTCAAAACAATTGCATCGCTAATTCTTTCAGACATCAACACAAAAATCTATTATGTAAGTCTCGGTAGTTTTGATACACATGTTAACCAGCAAAATACGCAACAGCGTTTGTTCAGAGAAATGAATGATGCAGTTACGAGTTTTGTGCAGGACATGAAAGACAATCACCGTTTTGATGATGTGTTGCTTTTTACATTCAGCGAGTTTGGAAGACGTGTTGCGCAAAATGCAAGTGGCGGCACTGATCATGGAACTGCTAATAATATGTTTTTAGTAAGTGGTGCACTAAATCAAAAAGGTATTATTAACGAACTTCCTGATCTTACTAATCTGCAGGATGGAGACCTGCAGCATAAAATTGATTTTAAAAATGTGTATGCCACAATTTTAAATAAATGGCTTGCAACTGATGATAAGCTTATATTGAAGCAACAATATGATTACTTAAATTTTATCTGA
- the bcp gene encoding thioredoxin-dependent thiol peroxidase encodes MPVLKEGDKVPAIKGVDQNGNNISLADYKGKKVVLYFYPEDDTPTCTIQACNLRDNYALLKQQGFEVIGVSPDDAKSHKKFETKFNLPFTLIADLNHKIIDKYGLWAPKQMFGHKYMGVLRTTFLIDEKGKIRKIFARPKNKSHAEEIIKAWNELK; translated from the coding sequence ATGCCCGTTTTAAAAGAAGGCGATAAAGTACCTGCAATAAAAGGCGTTGACCAGAATGGCAATAATATTTCGCTTGCAGATTATAAAGGGAAAAAAGTGGTACTCTACTTTTATCCGGAAGATGATACACCAACATGTACGATACAGGCATGCAACCTGAGAGATAATTATGCCTTATTGAAACAGCAAGGTTTTGAAGTAATTGGTGTAAGTCCCGATGATGCAAAAAGTCACAAAAAATTTGAAACAAAATTCAATTTACCATTTACACTTATTGCAGATCTCAATCATAAGATCATTGATAAGTATGGATTGTGGGCGCCCAAGCAAATGTTTGGTCATAAATACATGGGTGTTTTAAGAACAACATTTCTTATAGATGAAAAAGGAAAGATCAGGAAGATCTTTGCAAGACCAAAAAACAAAAGTCATGCAGAAGAAATTATTAAAGCATGGAATGAGTTGAAATGA
- a CDS encoding class I SAM-dependent methyltransferase, whose protein sequence is MFGKINSFVKDIVLASRIAYLFYPFRKFLLFLSNLAALTAWIQKNKKNVEQKDFFVWKRNYTKRINGFDFVVNKFQLENAPVTYLEFGVASGVSFEWWLNHVKNADAVFFGFDTFEGLPEDWGLFFKKGAMAHDMKEIADKRHTFFKGIFQDTLVKAINDNKALLEKQRRKIIHLDADLFSSTLFVLSQLYPYLKQGDVLIFDEFNVPNHEFYAVKLFRECFYVKLKPISALNNFYQTIFVVE, encoded by the coding sequence ATGTTTGGAAAGATAAACAGTTTTGTAAAAGATATTGTTCTCGCAAGCCGTATTGCTTATCTATTTTATCCCTTCAGAAAATTTTTATTATTCCTTTCTAATCTTGCAGCGCTTACTGCATGGATACAAAAGAATAAAAAAAATGTTGAGCAAAAAGACTTTTTTGTCTGGAAAAGAAATTATACTAAAAGAATAAATGGTTTTGATTTTGTGGTCAATAAATTTCAACTGGAAAATGCGCCTGTAACCTATCTGGAATTTGGTGTGGCATCAGGTGTTTCATTTGAATGGTGGCTGAATCATGTAAAAAACGCCGACGCTGTTTTCTTTGGCTTTGATACGTTTGAAGGTTTGCCAGAAGACTGGGGTTTGTTTTTTAAGAAGGGAGCTATGGCGCATGATATGAAAGAGATTGCAGATAAAAGGCACACTTTTTTCAAAGGCATTTTCCAGGATACTTTAGTAAAAGCGATAAATGATAATAAAGCGCTGCTTGAAAAACAAAGAAGAAAGATCATTCACCTTGATGCAGATCTTTTTTCATCCACCTTGTTTGTATTGTCTCAACTATATCCTTATTTAAAACAAGGTGATGTGCTGATCTTTGACGAATTCAATGTACCCAACCATGAATTCTATGCAGTAAAACTTTTCCGTGAATGTTTCTATGTAAAACTTAAACCTATTTCTGCACTAAATAATTTTTATCAAACAATCTTTGTGGTAGAGTAA
- a CDS encoding M23 family metallopeptidase, whose translation MGRFVCVVLFFDLLFSVDTSAQIKSLYPQNYFRSPLDIPLDLSANFGDLRSNHFHMGLDIRTKARENLNVYATADGYVSRVKIEKWGYGKAIYITHPNGYTTLYAHLNSFYKTLEDAVKAKQYNDEQWEQDIAFLPEQFPVTKGQFIALSGNTGGSGGPHLHYEIRDTKTENNLNPELFGYNIPDNLKPTVNGLYWYDRRYSTYQSPAKSIAVKASGSDYTTALKVVQVGSPLVSLAVKTLDRRMNSSFRFGIYQAELWMDDSLLNAFQLNDFSYPDSRYINACTDYSVYVKTKSFIQHLSILPGNLLKVFSEAGGSGIIILSDTAIHKMRIVLKDVHDNTTSINFLLQYNRALQQNITYPVNAKPFVPGRADSVIGKNVKAYFSSTAFYDAVPFQLAENTSPSPKAVSPMVALHNYTVPVQDSFTVQLKITKFLTASLKDKVVMQLISNKHKEVTKGEWNGDWMTAKFNRLGFVQLLLDTITPVIKPIGWVNGTKFTTQKTLRLRCTDELDEVEKFTATLDGQWLLFAEKNDDFIYSFDQYCKPGTHILVVTVTDKAGNIAKQNFKIIKQ comes from the coding sequence ATGGGAAGATTTGTATGTGTTGTTTTATTTTTCGATTTATTGTTTTCGGTTGATACATCGGCGCAGATAAAAAGTCTTTATCCGCAAAATTATTTTCGCAGCCCGCTTGACATTCCGTTAGACCTTTCTGCAAACTTTGGTGACCTGCGCAGCAACCACTTTCATATGGGTCTTGATATAAGAACGAAAGCCAGAGAGAACTTAAATGTATATGCTACTGCGGATGGCTATGTAAGTCGTGTGAAAATTGAAAAGTGGGGTTATGGAAAAGCGATCTATATAACGCACCCTAATGGCTATACCACTTTATATGCGCACCTGAATTCGTTTTATAAAACACTGGAAGATGCTGTAAAAGCAAAACAATACAATGATGAACAATGGGAACAGGACATTGCTTTTTTGCCGGAACAGTTCCCTGTAACTAAAGGGCAATTCATTGCATTAAGTGGCAATACCGGTGGTTCGGGCGGGCCGCATTTGCATTATGAGATACGCGATACAAAAACAGAGAACAACCTTAACCCTGAATTATTCGGTTATAATATTCCCGATAATTTAAAGCCAACCGTGAATGGTTTGTACTGGTACGACAGAAGATACAGCACCTATCAATCACCTGCAAAATCTATTGCCGTAAAAGCAAGTGGCAGTGATTATACAACTGCACTAAAAGTGGTGCAGGTAGGCTCTCCATTAGTAAGTCTTGCTGTGAAGACATTGGATAGACGCATGAATTCTTCTTTTCGTTTTGGCATTTACCAGGCAGAGTTGTGGATGGATGATTCGTTGCTGAATGCTTTTCAGTTAAATGACTTTTCATATCCTGATTCTCGGTATATTAATGCTTGCACAGATTATAGTGTATATGTAAAAACAAAAAGTTTTATACAACATCTTTCTATACTGCCCGGCAATTTATTAAAAGTATTTTCCGAGGCTGGTGGCAGCGGCATAATAATCCTTAGCGATACTGCTATACATAAAATGCGTATTGTATTAAAAGATGTGCATGATAACACAACAAGTATAAATTTTTTGTTGCAATATAACAGGGCGTTACAACAAAACATTACTTATCCTGTCAACGCAAAACCTTTTGTACCGGGCCGTGCCGACAGCGTGATCGGTAAAAATGTAAAAGCATATTTTAGTTCCACCGCTTTTTATGATGCCGTCCCGTTTCAGTTAGCAGAAAATACTTCACCCTCGCCTAAGGCTGTATCCCCAATGGTTGCATTGCACAATTATACAGTTCCGGTGCAGGATAGTTTTACCGTGCAATTGAAAATTACCAAATTTCTCACTGCGTCTTTAAAAGATAAAGTAGTAATGCAACTGATCAGTAATAAGCATAAGGAAGTTACCAAAGGTGAATGGAACGGAGATTGGATGACAGCAAAATTCAATCGCCTTGGCTTCGTGCAATTATTGCTTGATACAATTACACCGGTAATTAAACCAATTGGCTGGGTAAATGGCACCAAATTCACTACTCAAAAAACATTGCGGTTGCGCTGTACAGATGAGCTTGATGAAGTAGAAAAATTTACTGCAACGCTAGATGGACAATGGTTGCTATTTGCTGAAAAAAATGATGATTTTATTTACAGCTTTGATCAATACTGCAAACCTGGAACACATATATTAGTAGTTACTGTCACAGATAAGGCGGGAAACATTGCAAAGCAAAATTTTAAGATCATTAAGCAGTAA
- the carB gene encoding carbamoyl-phosphate synthase large subunit — MPKDNSIKSVLIVGSGPIIIGQACEFDYSGSQAARSLREEGIEVILINSNPATIMTDPMMADKVYLLPLTVESIEEILKENNIDAVLPTMGGQTALNLCKEAEELGIWEQYNVRMIGVDVAAIDTAEDREKFRQLMMRIGIKVAPSRVANSSLEGKEFAQEIGFPLVIRPSFTLGGTGGGFVHDKSELDEALQRGLQASPIHEVLVEKAVLGWKEYELELLRDKNDNVVIICTVENLDPMGIHTGDSITVAPAMTLSDTAFQDMRNQAMLMMRSLGNFAGGCNVQFALNPETEELIAVEINPRVSRSSALASKATGYPIAKIAAKLAIGYSLDELKNQITGTTSAYFEPALDYVIVKIPRWNFDKFKGANDTLGLQMKSVGEVMAIGRSFTEAIQKACQSLENEAVGLGYYGKSLMKSDDLIEYIKVPKWDRIFRIKDALMQGVTVKSIVKATGIDRWFIYQIQEICRIEKELANHSLESLTADLLKEAKQNGFGDEQIARILHSNTTEEQIYEKRKSLGIIRVYKMVDTCSAEFEAKTPYFYSTFE, encoded by the coding sequence ATGCCAAAAGACAATTCGATTAAAAGTGTGCTGATAGTAGGTTCAGGGCCCATTATTATTGGTCAGGCCTGCGAGTTTGATTATTCGGGATCCCAGGCGGCAAGAAGTCTGCGTGAGGAGGGAATTGAAGTGATACTTATAAACAGTAACCCCGCCACCATTATGACTGACCCGATGATGGCCGACAAAGTATACTTGTTGCCGCTTACCGTGGAAAGTATTGAGGAGATCTTAAAAGAAAATAATATCGATGCAGTATTGCCTACTATGGGCGGTCAAACTGCTTTGAACCTTTGCAAAGAAGCGGAAGAACTGGGCATTTGGGAGCAATACAATGTGCGGATGATCGGGGTAGATGTGGCTGCCATTGATACAGCGGAGGACAGGGAAAAGTTCCGCCAGCTGATGATGAGGATCGGGATAAAAGTGGCACCAAGCAGGGTTGCCAACAGTTCTTTGGAAGGAAAAGAATTTGCACAGGAGATTGGTTTCCCACTGGTAATTCGTCCTTCATTTACGCTTGGCGGTACCGGCGGTGGTTTTGTACATGACAAATCAGAACTCGATGAAGCTTTGCAGCGTGGCTTGCAGGCATCACCAATACATGAAGTACTGGTAGAAAAAGCTGTGCTGGGCTGGAAAGAATACGAACTGGAATTATTGCGTGATAAGAATGATAATGTCGTGATCATTTGTACGGTCGAAAATCTTGACCCGATGGGTATTCATACCGGTGATTCTATAACGGTAGCACCTGCAATGACGTTGAGCGACACAGCCTTCCAGGACATGCGTAACCAGGCTATGCTGATGATGCGCTCGTTAGGCAATTTTGCAGGTGGCTGTAATGTGCAGTTTGCGTTGAATCCCGAAACAGAAGAACTGATTGCCGTGGAAATTAACCCACGTGTAAGCCGTTCCTCCGCGTTGGCAAGTAAGGCTACCGGTTACCCTATTGCAAAGATCGCAGCTAAATTGGCAATTGGTTATTCACTGGACGAATTGAAGAACCAGATAACCGGCACAACTTCGGCATATTTTGAACCGGCGCTCGATTATGTGATCGTCAAAATTCCACGCTGGAATTTTGACAAATTTAAAGGCGCCAATGATACCTTAGGTCTTCAAATGAAAAGCGTGGGTGAAGTAATGGCTATCGGCAGAAGCTTTACAGAAGCTATTCAAAAGGCCTGTCAGAGCCTGGAAAATGAAGCGGTTGGTCTTGGTTATTATGGCAAGAGCCTTATGAAAAGCGATGACCTGATCGAATATATAAAAGTGCCGAAGTGGGACAGAATCTTCCGTATAAAAGATGCACTGATGCAGGGTGTTACAGTTAAAAGCATCGTGAAGGCAACAGGTATTGACCGTTGGTTTATTTACCAGATTCAGGAGATTTGCCGTATTGAAAAAGAATTGGCCAATCATTCGTTGGAAAGCTTAACAGCAGATCTTTTGAAAGAAGCCAAACAAAACGGTTTTGGAGACGAGCAGATTGCCCGTATTCTCCACAGCAATACAACCGAAGAGCAGATTTACGAGAAAAGAAAGTCGCTTGGAATAATCCGTGTTTACAAAATGGTAGATACCTGCAGTGCAGAGTTTGAGGCTAAAACCCCATATTTCTATAGCACTTTTGAATAA
- a CDS encoding GAF domain-containing protein, producing the protein MAEDLNIITGTKKEQYETLIPQINGLLKGETDLIANLANIAAALKEQFGWLWVGFYLVKKDELVLGPFQGPVACTRIRKGRGVCGTSWAKAKTLIVPDVEKFPGHIACSSLSKSEIVVPVLLNNEVVAVLDVDSELFNQFDETDQLYLEQIISFISFN; encoded by the coding sequence ATGGCCGAAGATCTAAACATTATAACAGGAACAAAGAAAGAACAGTATGAGACGTTGATACCGCAGATAAATGGATTACTGAAGGGCGAAACAGACCTTATAGCTAATCTTGCAAATATAGCAGCAGCGCTAAAAGAACAATTCGGCTGGTTGTGGGTAGGGTTTTATTTGGTAAAAAAAGATGAACTGGTTTTAGGGCCGTTCCAGGGACCGGTTGCCTGCACACGTATTCGTAAAGGGCGTGGGGTATGCGGTACAAGCTGGGCCAAAGCTAAGACATTGATTGTTCCGGATGTTGAAAAATTTCCGGGGCATATTGCCTGCAGCAGTCTTTCGAAATCTGAAATTGTTGTACCTGTGTTATTAAATAATGAAGTGGTAGCTGTACTGGATGTTGATAGCGAACTTTTTAATCAGTTTGATGAAACCGATCAATTATATCTTGAACAGATCATAAGTTTTATTTCCTTCAATTAA